A single genomic interval of Pleurocapsa minor HA4230-MV1 harbors:
- a CDS encoding potassium-transporting ATPase subunit F, producing MKLDKSNKFSLNQNIIETIQNIGDRFIKNPLAMVLFITISLNLIIAPVVMAASGTEITRNTAYAIGILYCVTIALSVYLFTVIFQPERF from the coding sequence ATGAAATTAGATAAATCAAATAAATTTTCACTCAATCAAAATATTATCGAAACAATACAAAATATTGGTGATCGCTTTATCAAAAATCCTTTAGCGATGGTCTTATTCATAACTATCAGTTTGAATTTGATTATTGCCCCTGTAGTTATGGCTGCTTCAGGAACAGAAATTACTCGCAATACCGCTTACGCGATCGGGATTTTATATTGCGTCACCATAGCTTTATCTGTTTATTTGTTCACAGTAATTTTCCAACCCGAAAGATTTTAG
- the kdpC gene encoding K(+)-transporting ATPase subunit C, whose translation MSILRETITGIRTTFILWILTALIYPFLLIAIGQFVFPNQANGSLITNAQGDIIGSALIGQNFTSDRYFSSRPSTTNYSTGDDAKPTGVSGASNLAPSNPELTARVQETITQLKQKGIKPTADLVYTSGSSLDPHITPEAARGQIQRVAQARGLDTNQVELLMTKNTEGRFLSIFGEPGVNVLKLNLALDNLNRR comes from the coding sequence ATGTCTATACTTCGAGAAACAATAACAGGAATTCGTACCACTTTTATTCTGTGGATACTAACTGCTTTAATTTATCCTTTTCTATTAATTGCGATCGGGCAATTTGTCTTTCCCAATCAGGCAAATGGAAGTTTAATTACTAATGCCCAAGGTGATATTATTGGTTCAGCTTTAATCGGACAAAATTTCACAAGCGATCGCTACTTTTCAAGTCGTCCTAGTACTACTAATTACAGCACTGGTGATGATGCCAAACCTACAGGTGTTAGCGGTGCGAGTAATTTAGCCCCAAGCAATCCCGAATTAACAGCTAGAGTTCAAGAAACTATTACGCAACTGAAACAGAAAGGAATCAAGCCCACTGCTGACTTAGTATATACTTCTGGTTCGAGTCTAGATCCCCACATTACTCCTGAAGCTGCCAGAGGACAAATTCAAAGAGTTGCTCAAGCTAGAGGTTTAGATACTAATCAAGTTGAACTTTTAATGACTAAAAATACGGAAGGAAGATTTTTAAGTATCTTCGGCGAACCAGGAGTAAATGTTTTAAAGTTAAATTTAGCGTTAGATAATTTGAATAGACGTTGA
- a CDS encoding type II toxin-antitoxin system RelE/ParE family toxin, with protein sequence MIELATYLAEDNLDVSERFLFAAEKTFQKLSQFPQRGKLSNLPHPQLSDTRQ encoded by the coding sequence TTGATTGAATTAGCAACATATTTAGCTGAAGATAACTTAGATGTTTCAGAACGTTTTTTATTTGCAGCAGAAAAGACTTTTCAGAAGTTATCACAATTTCCCCAGAGAGGAAAACTATCAAATTTGCCTCATCCTCAATTAAGTGATACTAGACAATAA
- a CDS encoding DUF433 domain-containing protein, with protein MTTKSDVIVSDPELMGGTPVFKGTRVPIKNLIDYLEAGDSLDTFLAHFPSVTKQDAISVLELAKEMLIAYAHPAG; from the coding sequence ATGACAACTAAAAGTGATGTCATTGTTAGCGATCCAGAACTTATGGGGGGAACACCTGTATTTAAAGGCACTCGCGTCCCTATTAAAAACTTAATTGATTATTTAGAAGCAGGAGATTCATTAGATACATTTCTCGCTCATTTTCCTAGTGTTACCAAACAAGATGCTATATCTGTTCTCGAACTGGCTAAGGAAATGTTAATTGCTTATGCGCATCCTGCTGGATGA
- a CDS encoding type II toxin-antitoxin system ParD family antitoxin, translating into MKSINISLPEEMRIYIEEQVAIGGYSTTSEYIRQLIRQDRQQKAEKQLEQLLLEGLNSGEASPMTAKDWAEIRQAVTDKIAARKNNSVG; encoded by the coding sequence ATGAAAAGTATTAATATTTCTTTACCAGAAGAAATGCGAATATATATAGAGGAACAAGTAGCTATTGGGGGCTATAGTACCACCAGTGAATATATCCGCCAATTAATTCGTCAAGATCGCCAACAGAAAGCAGAAAAGCAACTCGAACAATTATTATTAGAGGGTTTAAATTCTGGTGAAGCTAGCCCCATGACAGCAAAAGATTGGGCAGAAATTCGTCAGGCAGTGACAGATAAAATTGCAGCGCGGAAAAACAATTCTGTGGGTTAA
- a CDS encoding UPF0175 family protein, giving the protein MSLQLTINYPENFPDAIGKTREQFEQEAKWAMAIKLFELKQLSSGMAAALIGVERVTFLLKLNDYGVSMIDLSEEELLSDLNNA; this is encoded by the coding sequence ATGTCTTTACAATTAACTATCAATTATCCCGAAAACTTTCCTGACGCGATCGGCAAAACCAGAGAACAATTTGAACAAGAAGCAAAATGGGCAATGGCGATCAAACTTTTTGAACTCAAACAACTTTCTTCAGGAATGGCTGCTGCCTTAATTGGTGTTGAGCGTGTCACTTTTCTGCTTAAGTTAAATGATTATGGAGTTTCAATGATCGATCTTAGTGAAGAAGAATTATTATCAGATTTAAATAATGCCTAA
- a CDS encoding DUF433 domain-containing protein has product MSVVTTKSYVEYRHDAYWIERTRISLDSIVYAFNRGLSPESIVQSFPLLTLEQVYGGITFYLANRAEIDSYLATEAAAFKAMPQPLQTSDPALYNKLIKAKKELKE; this is encoded by the coding sequence ATGTCAGTTGTTACTACTAAATCTTATGTAGAGTATCGCCATGATGCTTATTGGATAGAAAGAACTAGAATTTCTTTAGATTCAATAGTTTATGCTTTCAATCGAGGATTGTCTCCTGAAAGTATAGTTCAGTCTTTTCCTTTATTAACACTCGAACAAGTTTATGGTGGAATTACCTTTTATTTAGCTAATCGTGCCGAGATTGATAGTTATCTAGCGACAGAAGCAGCAGCATTTAAAGCAATGCCTCAACCATTACAGACTAGCGATCCTGCACTGTATAACAAGTTAATTAAAGCGAAAAAAGAACTAAAAGAGTGA
- the kdpB gene encoding potassium-transporting ATPase subunit KdpB, translating to MKTTNRPIAEKSKRYQQNKQKKVNTKGLYQRAFKDAFVKLNPKVMLKNPVMFVVWLGTIITALLTINPDLFGTNPGENQRFFNGLVTIILFLTILFANFAEAVAEGRGKAQADSLRSTKSDTTARKVLPDGAIEEISSTSLHKGDIIQVVSGDIIPADGEVIDGVASVDESAITGESAPVLKEPGSDMASSVTGGTKIISDELKIRVTSDPGKGFLDRMIALVEGAERSKTPNEIALTVLLAVLTQVFLIVVATIPPIANYAGSPVGVVTLISLLVALIPTTIGGLLSAIGIAGMDRVAQFNVIATSGRAVEACGDVNTLVLDKTGTITLGNRLAEQFIPVNGHNEKELAQVALAASLFDQTPEGKSIVKLAEKLGAKIDFEPNSAEGIEFSAKTRMSGTDLPNGKEVRKGAINAIKGFVRSRGGEVSSDLDDAYERVSRLGGTPLGVALDGDMYGVIYLKDIIKPGMRERFDQLRRMGVKSVMLTGDNRITASVIAQEAGVDDFIAEATPEDKISVIQKEQQQGKLVAMTGDGTNDAPALAQANVGLAMNTGTQAAKEAANMVDLDSDPTKLIDLVTIGKQLLITRGALTTFSLANDIAKYFAIIPAMFAAAGIGSLNVMGLASSQSAVLSALIYNALIIPALIPLALKGVEFRPLSANKLLTRNILLYGLGGIIAPFVGIKIIDLIITGIGLS from the coding sequence ATGAAAACTACAAATCGCCCTATCGCTGAAAAAAGCAAACGTTATCAGCAAAATAAACAAAAAAAAGTCAATACTAAAGGACTTTACCAACGCGCTTTTAAAGATGCCTTTGTCAAACTTAACCCCAAAGTGATGTTAAAAAACCCCGTCATGTTTGTGGTGTGGTTAGGCACAATTATTACCGCTTTACTAACTATTAATCCCGATCTTTTTGGTACAAATCCTGGAGAAAATCAACGCTTTTTTAACGGTTTAGTTACCATTATTCTTTTTCTTACCATTCTCTTTGCCAATTTTGCCGAAGCAGTAGCCGAAGGAAGAGGGAAAGCCCAAGCAGACTCATTGCGATCAACTAAATCCGATACTACCGCCAGAAAAGTTTTACCCGATGGTGCAATTGAAGAAATTAGTTCTACTAGTCTCCATAAGGGAGATATCATTCAAGTAGTCTCAGGAGATATTATTCCTGCCGATGGGGAAGTAATTGATGGAGTTGCTTCTGTGGATGAATCGGCAATTACAGGAGAATCTGCCCCCGTACTCAAAGAACCTGGTTCAGATATGGCAAGTTCGGTTACGGGGGGTACTAAAATTATTTCCGATGAGTTAAAAATTCGGGTAACATCCGATCCTGGTAAAGGCTTTTTAGATCGCATGATTGCCCTAGTCGAAGGGGCAGAAAGAAGCAAAACCCCAAATGAAATTGCCTTAACTGTATTACTAGCAGTTCTCACCCAAGTCTTTCTGATTGTCGTGGCGACTATTCCCCCCATCGCTAATTATGCTGGTTCTCCTGTCGGAGTAGTAACGTTAATTTCTCTGTTGGTAGCCCTAATTCCCACTACTATCGGCGGGTTACTGAGTGCCATTGGTATTGCAGGTATGGATAGAGTGGCACAGTTTAATGTGATAGCTACTTCAGGAAGGGCGGTAGAAGCTTGCGGTGATGTCAATACTTTAGTCTTAGATAAAACAGGAACAATTACTCTCGGAAATCGTTTAGCCGAACAGTTTATTCCTGTCAACGGGCATAACGAAAAGGAATTAGCCCAAGTTGCTTTGGCTGCTAGCTTATTCGATCAAACTCCCGAAGGTAAATCAATTGTCAAACTCGCCGAGAAATTAGGGGCAAAAATTGATTTTGAACCCAATTCCGCAGAAGGTATTGAATTTTCTGCTAAAACTCGCATGAGTGGTACAGATTTACCCAATGGGAAAGAAGTAAGAAAAGGCGCAATCAATGCCATCAAAGGTTTTGTGCGTTCTCGTGGTGGCGAAGTTAGTTCTGATTTAGATGATGCTTACGAACGGGTATCTCGTCTGGGTGGTACACCTTTGGGTGTGGCTTTGGATGGAGATATGTATGGGGTAATATACCTCAAAGATATTATCAAACCAGGGATGCGCGAACGTTTCGATCAGTTGCGTCGTATGGGAGTTAAAAGTGTCATGTTAACTGGCGATAATCGCATTACCGCTTCAGTAATTGCCCAAGAAGCAGGAGTCGATGACTTTATCGCTGAAGCTACTCCAGAAGACAAAATTTCCGTAATTCAAAAAGAACAGCAACAAGGCAAGTTAGTCGCCATGACAGGGGATGGTACAAATGATGCACCTGCTTTAGCCCAAGCAAATGTCGGTTTGGCGATGAATACAGGTACGCAAGCAGCCAAAGAAGCAGCCAACATGGTTGATTTAGATTCCGATCCCACTAAGTTAATCGATTTAGTTACGATTGGTAAGCAATTATTAATTACCCGTGGTGCGTTAACTACTTTTTCTTTGGCTAACGATATTGCTAAATACTTTGCCATTATCCCTGCAATGTTTGCAGCAGCAGGAATTGGTAGTCTCAATGTTATGGGTTTAGCTAGTTCTCAGTCAGCAGTTTTATCAGCTTTAATTTACAACGCTTTGATTATTCCTGCTTTAATTCCTTTGGCTTTGAAGGGAGTAGAATTTAGACCTTTGAGTGCTAATAAATTATTAACTAGAAATATTTTACTTTATGGTTTAGGCGGTATTATTGCGCCGTTTGTCGGCATTAAAATTATCGATTTAATTATTACTGGAATTGGCTTGAGTTAG
- the kdpA gene encoding potassium-transporting ATPase subunit A, whose amino-acid sequence MIQGFIQIALTLLILVLIVPWFGNYMARVFLAQKTILEPIAKPLEKLIYAVGGINYQKSMTGWQYARSVLVSNLVMLVFVFLLLIFQGILPLNPTGLTAPNWDLALHTAVSFVTNTNQQHYSGETTYSYASQMFALGFMMFTSAATGMAVAIAFIRGLTGNPLGNFYVDLTKSITRILLPISIVGGIVLLILGVPETLAPPAVANTLEGATQYIARGPVAHFEIIKQLGENGGGFFGINSAHPFENPNNFSNLIATLAMVVIPASLIYTYGVMAGNKKQGWLIFWMVFIIYVILIAIAAVGEYNGNPIVNNLLGTNAVNLEGKEVRFGWAQTALWAVTTTGTMCGAVNGMHDSLMPNGGFATLFNMFLQIVWGGQGTGTAYLFVFLILTVFLTGLMVGRTPEFLGRKIEKQEIVLASVILLVHPIAVLIPSAITFINPDTLSGISNPGFHGISQVVYEYTSAAANNGSGFEGLGDATLWWNLTAALSMAIGRYVPIIALLLLADNMSRKQPVPETPGTLRTDTSLFTGVTAGVILILGALTFFPVLALGAIAEAFQIANNL is encoded by the coding sequence ATGATTCAAGGTTTTATTCAAATAGCTTTAACGCTATTAATTTTAGTTTTAATTGTGCCGTGGTTTGGCAATTATATGGCTCGTGTTTTTTTAGCTCAAAAAACTATTTTAGAGCCGATCGCAAAACCACTGGAAAAATTAATTTATGCAGTCGGTGGTATTAATTATCAAAAAAGTATGACTGGTTGGCAATATGCCCGAAGCGTATTGGTTAGTAACCTGGTTATGTTAGTTTTTGTATTTCTTCTCCTAATTTTCCAGGGGATTTTACCTTTAAATCCTACAGGTTTAACTGCACCAAATTGGGATTTAGCATTGCATACGGCTGTTTCTTTTGTCACTAATACTAATCAACAACATTATTCAGGAGAAACAACTTATTCCTACGCTTCACAGATGTTTGCCTTGGGATTTATGATGTTTACCTCGGCAGCAACAGGAATGGCTGTGGCGATCGCTTTTATTCGCGGTTTAACAGGCAATCCTTTGGGTAATTTTTATGTGGATTTAACTAAATCAATTACGCGCATTTTATTACCAATCTCAATAGTAGGTGGTATTGTTTTATTAATCTTAGGTGTACCCGAAACTTTAGCTCCACCAGCAGTTGCGAATACTTTAGAAGGTGCAACTCAATATATTGCTAGAGGGCCTGTCGCTCATTTTGAAATTATTAAACAATTAGGAGAAAATGGCGGTGGTTTTTTTGGGATTAATTCTGCCCATCCTTTTGAAAATCCCAATAATTTTTCTAACTTAATTGCAACCTTAGCAATGGTTGTTATTCCTGCTTCTTTGATTTATACCTACGGAGTTATGGCAGGCAATAAAAAGCAAGGTTGGCTGATATTTTGGATGGTATTTATTATTTATGTAATTTTAATTGCGATCGCAGCAGTTGGAGAATATAACGGCAACCCAATTGTTAATAATCTTCTTGGTACAAATGCAGTTAACCTAGAAGGGAAAGAAGTTCGTTTTGGTTGGGCGCAAACTGCACTGTGGGCAGTGACTACTACAGGGACAATGTGTGGTGCAGTTAATGGAATGCATGATTCCTTGATGCCAAATGGGGGTTTTGCGACGTTGTTCAATATGTTTCTACAAATAGTTTGGGGTGGACAAGGTACAGGTACAGCTTATCTATTTGTGTTCTTAATTTTAACTGTATTCCTAACAGGTTTGATGGTAGGAAGAACCCCAGAATTTTTAGGACGTAAAATTGAAAAACAAGAAATAGTTTTAGCTAGTGTAATTCTATTAGTTCATCCCATTGCTGTTTTAATTCCCAGTGCGATTACTTTTATTAATCCAGACACTTTATCAGGTATTAGTAACCCTGGTTTTCATGGCATTTCCCAAGTTGTTTATGAATATACCTCCGCAGCAGCTAATAATGGTTCAGGTTTTGAAGGTTTAGGCGATGCAACCTTGTGGTGGAATCTTACCGCAGCATTATCAATGGCTATTGGGCGTTATGTACCAATTATTGCCTTACTTTTACTCGCTGATAACATGAGTCGTAAACAACCAGTACCCGAAACCCCTGGAACATTGCGTACCGATACAAGTTTATTTACTGGAGTTACCGCAGGAGTCATTTTAATTCTCGGCGCGCTTACCTTTTTCCCTGTTTTAGCATTAGGTGCGATCGCAGAAGCGTTTCAGATCGCTAATAATTTATAA
- a CDS encoding DUF3368 domain-containing protein, with product MPKTTQIVINTSPLIALVAALDSLEVLQFLYTEVLIPFEVCQEILSGGTVGFAVKEFQAATWLQKQTYPLTISPFLLNSLDMGEAAVIQFALNQNIQTVCIDEVVGRRIARLNGLSLTGSIGILLRAKREGCFLSMKTAIKKMLDHNIRLSKTVIDFALKEAGEN from the coding sequence ATGCCTAAAACCACCCAAATTGTTATTAATACTTCTCCTTTAATTGCTTTAGTTGCTGCGTTAGATAGTCTAGAAGTTTTACAGTTTCTTTATACAGAAGTATTAATTCCTTTTGAAGTATGCCAAGAAATTTTGAGCGGTGGAACAGTAGGGTTTGCAGTTAAAGAATTTCAAGCTGCAACTTGGCTACAAAAACAAACATATCCACTAACAATTTCTCCTTTTTTACTCAACTCTTTAGATATGGGAGAAGCTGCTGTAATTCAATTCGCTTTAAATCAAAATATTCAAACTGTTTGTATTGATGAAGTCGTAGGTAGAAGAATTGCCAGATTAAATGGTTTATCTCTAACTGGTTCAATTGGCATTTTACTTCGTGCTAAAAGAGAAGGCTGTTTTCTATCAATGAAAACAGCTATAAAAAAAATGCTCGATCACAACATTCGCTTAAGTAAGACTGTGATTGATTTTGCTCTCAAAGAAGCAGGAGAAAATTGA
- a CDS encoding GrpB family protein, which yields MIDEPIHLEKHNPLWRKYFVDEQKRLQINLQVDFTAIQHIGSTAILDIYAKPIIDIMIGLESFPPSHNLINKLISLGYDTFGEAGVPERLYFRYRQLQSFNVHIVKRKGKHWNSNLALRDYLQAYPEEAKRYEEAKINAVSSGASSLLKYSAAKSTVLKELVSRSIAWRSIA from the coding sequence ATGATTGATGAACCAATACATTTAGAAAAACATAATCCTTTGTGGAGAAAGTATTTTGTTGATGAGCAGAAACGACTTCAAATAAATCTCCAAGTTGATTTTACGGCTATTCAACACATTGGTAGTACGGCGATTTTAGATATTTATGCTAAACCAATTATTGATATTATGATTGGACTAGAATCCTTTCCACCGTCGCATAATTTAATAAATAAACTGATTAGTCTTGGTTACGATACATTTGGTGAAGCTGGAGTACCAGAGCGTTTGTATTTCCGATATCGTCAATTACAGTCATTTAATGTGCATATTGTTAAACGAAAAGGAAAGCATTGGAATTCTAATCTTGCACTTAGGGACTATCTTCAAGCATATCCAGAAGAAGCAAAACGCTATGAAGAGGCTAAAATAAATGCTGTTAGTTCTGGAGCATCGTCACTATTAAAATACTCCGCAGCCAAATCAACAGTTTTAAAAGAACTCGTATCACGGAGCATAGCATGGCGATCGATCGCCTAA
- a CDS encoding PIN domain-containing protein: MKVIVDTSVWSLALKRQPKTSDVVVKIYDLIADSRVIILGAVRQEILSGIKHQEQFEKLKNYFRAFPNLTLDAEDYELAADYFNICRRRGIQGANTDFLICATASRRNYEIFTTDKDFISFSQYLPVVLTKL; encoded by the coding sequence ATGAAAGTTATAGTTGACACTTCTGTTTGGTCATTAGCATTAAAACGACAACCGAAAACCAGCGATGTAGTAGTCAAGATTTACGATTTAATCGCCGATAGTCGAGTAATTATTCTCGGTGCAGTTAGACAGGAAATTCTTTCTGGTATCAAACATCAAGAACAGTTTGAAAAATTGAAAAATTATTTTCGAGCTTTCCCCAATCTGACACTAGATGCAGAAGATTATGAATTAGCAGCAGACTATTTTAATATTTGTCGTCGTCGTGGTATTCAAGGGGCAAACACTGACTTTTTGATTTGTGCGACTGCAAGCCGAAGAAATTACGAAATTTTTACTACAGACAAGGATTTTATCAGTTTCAGTCAGTATTTACCAGTTGTATTGACAAAACTGTAA